The Naumovozyma dairenensis CBS 421 chromosome 1, complete genome genomic interval CTCTTAATCAAACGAAACAAACTCGTATTGGTTGCATTTGTTCTTTGCGAACAAtccaaaatatattctatcTTAAGCACTGCCTAGTATGACAGGGGAGTAAAATCGCAAAactttatataaattagGTAACAttagatattattattctttcaAGCTAGACACTCTTATTTTCTTATCTATCCACCGGCCTTAAATAGATCACATGAAATAATTGTATATTAAGGGAATGAATGAACATCCCTTCCTGGTGGCGTAAGACAGTTTTTGTTGAGAAAAGATATCACCTCTTTTTATGATACTATATATTTCTCTCAAAGATTAATTCAAGAAGCTCCTAGACATATAATAAGAACCAATTAATTGGTACAAATCCTGCAATGAGCCATTGTCGTCCCTATAACTAATGCTCTTGATTCAGGATGACTACTCCATATACTTATTCAATACTCTTTCGGGCATGCGAAACGTCACGGGAAATTTTTCAGGATATAACGAATCGATGCGCATTATAGATTGGAATGCAGAATCTGTACATGAGTGTTTCAActaatttaattcaatGGCAGTTACAGGACGATATCTAACCACAAAATTAATCATTGTAGCTTGGCCACCTCAGGAATATCTTCACAGTGAACATTATAATCAATCCATTTTGGGGATACTATTAGAAATATTCGCTACTGCACGCTATTTCCTCTAATTATCTCTCGACAGTTGGCACGAGACCCCCAAACATTCAGAAAGCTTCTTTGATCATCCAAAAGGATGACATTAATAGCACAATCTGCTAAGGTGTCAAAATCCTCCTTCACCATTCGTCAATATAGCGTACTTCTTCTGCGTAATGCATCGATCATTACGAAGACACCACCATTATTACTAAATCCTCAGATTTTTCATTCCAATGTTCAAAACTATAATGtgaaatttttccattCTGAACCTATAAGATTCAATGATTCcattttaaagaaatccACATCAGCGAAAGTATCATctaccaacaacaacaatagtACAAGTACGAAAGGTAGTAACGacagtagtagtagtaatgTGAAAGAACCAAAGGCTACCGTTataaagaaggaaaaaaaggAGCCCTTAATGACTAGAATTAAACATGAAGTAAAACATTACGTCAATGGTACGAAATTGCTAGGCTATGAGATTAAGATATCtacaaaattattaattaaatttgttCAAGGGTATGAATTATCAAGACGTGAAAgtaatcaattgaaaagaacaaTTAGTGATGTTTTCAGATTAGTTCCATTTTCTGCATTCGTAATTATCCCATTCGCTGAATTGTTATTACCAGTGGCTTTGAAATTGTTTCCTAATTTGTTACCTTCTACTTATGAATCCGGTACGGATAAGCAAAAGAAGAGGAATAAGTTGATCGAGATTAGAGAGAAGACTTCTAGTTTTTTGCATGAGACTTTAGAGGagttatcattaattaattacaGGACCATTGAGAATAGtgagaaaaggaaaaatttcttgaattttttcaagaaattataCGCTTTTAAACAAATAGATGCGAATGATCATTCAATTAAGTTTTCTCAtgttgaaattattaatattgcCAAATTGTTTAAGAATGATTTGATATTGGATAATTTATCAAGGCCTCAATTAGTTGCCATGTCTAAATTTATGTCTTTAAGACCATTTGGTAATGATAATCTCTTACGCTATAGAATACGttatgaattgaaaaaaatcatggaagatgataaaattatagaTTATGAGAATGTGGAGACTTTATCTTACGAGGAATTATATAATGCATGTGTTTCACGTGGTATGAAAGCATACGGTGTGGAAAGAAATGATttgattgataatttgaaagtttGGTTAGAATTAAGATTGAATCAAAAAGTTCCATCTGTTTTAATGGTTTTAAGTTCCACTTTCACCTTTGGGGGTATTGAGAAAGTCGAAGAAACTAAAGAAGCACAATCCATTATTACATCAGACAAGAATTCTAAGGGA includes:
- the MDM38 gene encoding ribosome-binding protein MDM38 (similar to Saccharomyces cerevisiae MDM38 (YOL027C); ancestral locus Anc_7.116); this encodes MTLIAQSAKVSKSSFTIRQYSVLLLRNASIITKTPPLLLNPQIFHSNVQNYNVKFFHSEPIRFNDSILKKSTSAKVSSTNNNNSTSTKGSNDSSSSNVKEPKATVIKKEKKEPLMTRIKHEVKHYVNGTKLLGYEIKISTKLLIKFVQGYELSRRESNQLKRTISDVFRLVPFSAFVIIPFAELLLPVALKLFPNLLPSTYESGTDKQKKRNKLIEIREKTSSFLHETLEELSLINYRTIENSEKRKNFLNFFKKLYAFKQIDANDHSIKFSHVEIINIAKLFKNDLILDNLSRPQLVAMSKFMSLRPFGNDNLLRYRIRYELKKIMEDDKIIDYENVETLSYEELYNACVSRGMKAYGVERNDLIDNLKVWLELRLNQKVPSVLMVLSSTFTFGGIEKVEETKEAQSIITSDKNSKGEMSNYEKLLDLYYDGILQVLCTIPDPVYNITKLDVTESKSIPDAETEKGKEKREAEEDFETEKKEAEVKPTEKRKKLDTNVPVTPVIEPEVATAPPADSTEGGVVEKEPEISTDDNEFKLNVLKEQEELIKKEEEESKMRASREQVPDDINLDENEHENEHENEHENETENKNKEGKGQEEGDKEK